Part of the Panicum virgatum strain AP13 chromosome 4N, P.virgatum_v5, whole genome shotgun sequence genome is shown below.
ACTCCATACTAGTTCATGTTGCCTATAGTAGCATCACCATTCACAAGCACCCCACTATTTTGTGTTATGAGGCTTCTCTCAATGGCGGCCGTTTGAAACAGTCAATTATTAATATGACATCTATTCAAAATAATACGAGCTCGATGGTCCGGTCCTTGAGCAAGGGCATACATCTCTTCGCTCACTTCTCCTTTATCATATAGATGCTTGATCTGCAATATTGATGtcaaaatattttataattAGTACATGTGACCATCCGCATggaaaattaaaataaaatattagtACTAACCTTCCGCTCAAACCACCTTACGAAATGCTCCTGGTGTCGTTTTGCAATATTTGTTGAACCATATTTCCTGGGTTCTTCCATATCTAAACTATACGTAGAAATGCTCATTAATGTGTTAGTTGAAAACACAAATAAATACAACATAAACAATTTGAAGATGGTTTATTGGAACTTACTCTATCCATGGGTTGGCTTCTTCGCAGCTCGTAATTATGTAGTGCCTCATCTTGCACAATCCATCTGGTTCAATGATCTCGATATTCTGACCTCTCCTCTTGTAATCCATGTCGGCAAAAATGCTCAAACCAGATGGTGGCTCATTCACCACGATATTTTCATGACGTTCAAAATGGTTCAGTTTTGTTTCCAGGTCCAAGAATCTAGAGCAAAATGTAAGGCACTCCTCGACTATGTATCCCTCAGCTATTGACCCTTCCGGCTACGCCTTGTTCCTCACATATCCTTTTGCAGTACGTAGGTACCTCTCCACTGGATACATCCATCTATAACACACTGGCCCTCCAACTTTAGCCTCTTCAGCTAGATGAATAGGCAAATGCACCATGATATCAAAGAATGAAGGTGGGAATACCATCTCAAACCAACAAAGAGTCTCCCTAATTGAAATACTAAGTTTGTCCATATCTACTTCCACCAACTCCTTTGCATTGAAGAACCTACTAAGCTGAATCAATCCGATGACAACTTCTTCTGGCAAAATCTTCCGAACCACTAAAGGTAGCAGTTTCTAGAGAATTAAGTGGTAGTCATGCATTTTGAATCCAGACACCTTACATGCATTTACGTCAACACATCTCCTTATATTGGAGGCAACACCATCAGGCATCTTCACTCCTTGCAGAAACTGGCATAGAATTTTCTTATCATCCTTATCTAAGGAGTACAATGCTGGTGGCAAGGTATACTTATCATTCTTAATAATAGGAAGCAGATCTTGTCTTATACCTAGATGCTCCATGTCAAGCTGAGCCTTTTCGCTGTCCTTACATTTACCTTCAATTTGAAGTAGAGTACCCAATATACTCTCACATATGTTTTTCTCAATGTGCATGACGTCCAAATTATGCCTAATGAGCAAAAAAAACCAGTAAGGCAGCTAAAAAAAatgctcttcttcctccagttgTGCCATCTTTTATCTTCGTCacgcttcctcttttttgaTGTCgtctttccaaatatcacttgatTGAAAGTATCATACTGCTTCAATACCTGTTCACCAGTCAGCGGTACTGGTGCCTCCCTAAGTTCGACCTGGCTATTGAAGATGATCTGGTTCTTACGCAAAGGATGATCCAAGGGCAAAAAATGTCGATGTCCCATGTAGCAGTGCTTGGACCCAAATTTCAACCACAAATAGTTTGTATCCTTGTGGCAATATGGACATGCAAATTTTCCTTTTCTGCTCCAGCCAGAAAGCATCTCATATGCAGGAAAATCATTAATTGTCCAAAGTAGAATAGCATGTAATTTGAAATTCTTCTTAACCTTCGCATCCCATGTTTCGACACCCTTCTCCCAAAGCTCCTTCAACTCTTCAATAAGGGGCCTCAAATATACATCAATATTCATTCCAGGAGATCTAGGACCAGGTATCAGCATTGACATAATCCAGTAAGGTTGTTT
Proteins encoded:
- the LOC120669369 gene encoding uncharacterized protein LOC120669369 — translated: MAVEDMALTARTQLITADARVAEALYVGKSVKNLENEELDNYPICKESRWKNLNDGAEKGAADVVSNASCKEFMSEKTSTEMRWHKEGLVNDGKVRHPTDSKAWKCINSKYDWFASDAHNKQPYWIMSMLIPGPRSPGMNIDVYLRPLIEELKELWEKGVETWDAKVKKNFKLHAILLWTINDFPAYEMLSGWSRKGKFACPYCHKDTNYLWLKFGSKHCYMGHRHFLPLDHPLRKNQIIFNSQVELREAPVPLTGEQVLKQHNLDVMHIEKNICESILGTLLQIEGKCKDSEKAQLDMEHLGIRQDLLPIIKNDKYTLPPALYSLDKDDKKILCQFLQGVKMPDGVASNIRRCVDILPEEVVIGLIQLSRFFNAKELVEVDMDKLSISIRETLCWFEMVFPPSFFDIMVHLPIHLAEEAKVGGPVCYRWMYPVERYLRTAKGYVRNKA